The Undibacterium cyanobacteriorum genomic sequence GAGCACGCGCTTGCTTGAGGTAATCCATATCTTTCAATTCTTCTTGACCCGTCTTTACCACAGCGCCTTGACCATCACGCAAAACATAGTCGAAATTGAGGCGCGGCCAGCTTGGTGTGCGATCGCGACTGGCACTGGTTTTCGCATCGATACTATCGGGATCGACGCCGTTCGACTTGCTGATCTGATTGCTATTGTCTGGTTCGACAGCCGCTTTCAATAAACTGACATTCACTTCGAGCTGAAAGCCGCTTGGTAGGCCTTTGGCTAATTTGGCGAAGGTCTGATCGATCTTGGCGATAGAGTCCCCATTAACTTGCTTATCAGCGATATTCCACTGAACCTTGGCTTCACCTGCCCAAGCAGAAGTTGATAAACCGGCGGCAACCAGCGCGGCGCACAGCATTGCAGAGATAGCAGTTTTTTTCATCATAGTCTCCGTTGTGGAAGGAATCGAAAAAGGACTCACTGATTCAGTGGTTGTTGCAGTTTAGTGTTGAAGAAATAAAAAGACAAGATCATTACCTCCCTATTTTTGTGCCATTCAAGAACAATTTTCGAACTAAAGCGATTTGGATGGCGCTGTCACTCTTTCTTTTCGTCTTTGAAGTAGGGATGGACTAGTGCGGAGCGAAAACACGAATCCGATGCCCGTCGAGATCAGTCGCCACAAAGGTGTAGGCAAAGTCCATCGAGCACGGCGTTTGTAAAATGATGATGCCGCGTGTTTGCCACAAGTGATGTAGCCGATCTACTTCCGCTTGATCGTCTACGGTGATGGCCAGCTCACTCGCGCCCGTGGCGGCGGTAACTGTTGGTAAAACCTGCTCGCGTTTCCAAAGACCAAGCATGATGCCGCTGTCGAGCGCGAACATGGCGAAGGTGTCAGATGCCTCCACAGGAGCACGGCCGAGCATCTCCTGATAGAACGCCACGCTGGCGCGAGGATCAAGTACATAGAGCAAAACAAAGTTGGGATGTTTCATGATGATTCCTATTGATTGATTTGAGCTGAGGCAAAATGAACGCTGAGGTCGTGGCGTGCGCCGCCCGGTACAAAATACGAAGTACAAAGTACGGTATTCGACGGTCCGCTTTTTGCCTAGTTAGCGCTATCGGCCTCAGTCCTCGTTGTGTGAGGAATGCTTATGGTAATCAGGGCTACTGTCAGTTTTTGTCAGTAGTCAAGGAATCGGAATATTTTCTTGTTCGCGCCATTGTCGTAGTAAGGCATGGCGACGTTGCGGATAATGGAGAGGGTAGACCTCGAAGGCCTTGATGCGGTCCGTGCGAAAGTGGCGAATTTCTTGACGCAGTTCACACCAAGCGACCAAGACGCGAACGCGCTCGAAAAAACCAAGCGCGAATGGCCAAATCATGCGTTCGCTGGTATGCCCTTTCGCATCGACATACGACAATTTGATTTTGTGCTCTTGGCGAATTGCCGCACGCAATAAAGGCAGCGCCTCATCAAAATCGCTTGGCGGTGCATCGGGGCCAACCAAGAGCGCATTCGTATCAAGACTGAGCCGCAAGTCTGACGGCAATACCGCAGCGATCTTATCTAAGGCTGCTTTTGCAGCTTGGGCGAGATGCGCATCGCCGTGTTCAGCCACCCAGCGCGAGCCCAACACCATTGCCTCAATTTCCTCTTCAGAAAACATTAAGGGCGGCAGCATGAAGCCAGGTTTGAGGACGTAGCCAAGTCCAGCTTCACCGCTGATGTCTGCCCCTTGCTGTTGCAAGCTCGCGATGTCGCGATACACGCTACGTACGCTGATCTGCAATTGGTCCGCCAGAGTTTGCGCGGTCACAGGAAAGCGATAGGAACGTAAGAGTTGCAACAGGTCGAATAGTCTTTGAGTGCGTGACATGGCTAATTTTCGTTGCGAGAGCGATGATTCTAGCAGTATCGATTTCAATCAAGCGAGTGAGATGCAGCAAACGCTAAAATTTCGTCTGCAAGAAAATCAAACACCGTGCGGATTCTCAGATTGCTTTTTAGCTCACGATGGCTGGTGAGCCATACCGGCAGGTCGGGAATTTTCTGACCGACGTCGATGGCGACCAGTCCCTCATTCTGGCGCGCCAACCAGTGCGGCGCCACGCCAATGCCTAAACCTGCCTGCAGCATTTGCCAATTGACCAAATGATTGTCACAGCGAATATCAAAGTCATAGCGATCGATTTTGATGCCAGCTTCGCGGAAGCCTTGGACGAAGCGATCGGATTGATCTAGACCAATCCAACGATGTTCGCGCCAGTTGAGCTTCTTCCCTTCGCTGCGAGTGAATTGCTGCCGTTTGAGGTAGTGATGGTGCGCGTAAAAACCGATGCCCCAATCGCAGAGATGACGCGTGATTAAACCGCTTTGTTGCGGACGCATCATCCGAATCGCAATATCGGCCTCGCGCTCAAGTAAATTGCTGACTTGATTACTCGCGACCACTTCGATTTGAATTTCCGGGTGCTGCTCGGCGAGTTTGGCCAATATCTCCGGCAAGACAAAGGCCGCCACGGTTTCACTCGCGGTGATGCGCACCGAGCCGGCGAGGGCGAGACTTTGTTGGCTGATGGCCATTTCGACACCACGGGCGGCACTGAGCATGAAGCGCGCTGGTTCCAAGAGACGTTGTCCGGCTTCGGTCAATTCGAGACCGCGCGCGACGCGTTCAAACAAAGCCTGACCGCTGTTTTCTTCCAGTTCGCTGATCTGGCGCGAGAGCGTGGCTTGGCTGAGACCTAGCACTTCGGCGGCGCGGGTTAAGGACCCGTGTTCTGCCACAGCGATGAAGCTGCGCACGAGGTTCCAATCGCTATGTTGTGGATGAAATTGCGCTTTGTTCATGGCTCTGGACCTCTTGCTTGGGTTTGCATCCTAAAACGCGTAAGAAGCTTTAGACAAGCTTTTGCGCTATTCAAAAATGCATAGCTTCTATTCAGATCTGTCAATTGTAAATAGTTGTCCCCACGCGCACAATGCCCCTCATTCACAAGGTTACGCAACATCTCACAACATCTCACAACATTTCACAACGCTTACACCGCAGGAGTTCATGATGCAAACCATCGAGCGAGATACTCAATCCTTACCGAAATCCGCCGTGCCGACGGTATTGGTACTCGGAGCGGCCGGCCGCTTCGGTAGCGAGGCCTGCCTCGCCTTCGCCAAGGCAGGTTGGCAGGTCTATGCGCAAGCAAGAAAGGACTTGCCGAGATCTTTAGTGCAAGCGGTGCATTTCATCGAAGCAGATGCCCTCGATGTAGAGGGAATAGTGCGGCAGTTGCCCTCACCTCAGTCTGTGAAAATCATCGTGCATGCACTGAACCCAGACTATGC encodes the following:
- a CDS encoding DUF3016 domain-containing protein codes for the protein MMKKTAISAMLCAALVAAGLSTSAWAGEAKVQWNIADKQVNGDSIAKIDQTFAKLAKGLPSGFQLEVNVSLLKAAVEPDNSNQISKSNGVDPDSIDAKTSASRDRTPSWPRLNFDYVLRDGQGAVVKTGQEELKDMDYLKQARARYGEYEANMVKDWFRKQQQSNAFPVASN
- a CDS encoding VOC family protein is translated as MKHPNFVLLYVLDPRASVAFYQEMLGRAPVEASDTFAMFALDSGIMLGLWKREQVLPTVTAATGASELAITVDDQAEVDRLHHLWQTRGIIILQTPCSMDFAYTFVATDLDGHRIRVFAPH
- a CDS encoding helix-turn-helix transcriptional regulator; translation: MSRTQRLFDLLQLLRSYRFPVTAQTLADQLQISVRSVYRDIASLQQQGADISGEAGLGYVLKPGFMLPPLMFSEEEIEAMVLGSRWVAEHGDAHLAQAAKAALDKIAAVLPSDLRLSLDTNALLVGPDAPPSDFDEALPLLRAAIRQEHKIKLSYVDAKGHTSERMIWPFALGFFERVRVLVAWCELRQEIRHFRTDRIKAFEVYPLHYPQRRHALLRQWREQENIPIP
- a CDS encoding LysR family transcriptional regulator, whose translation is MNKAQFHPQHSDWNLVRSFIAVAEHGSLTRAAEVLGLSQATLSRQISELEENSGQALFERVARGLELTEAGQRLLEPARFMLSAARGVEMAISQQSLALAGSVRITASETVAAFVLPEILAKLAEQHPEIQIEVVASNQVSNLLEREADIAIRMMRPQQSGLITRHLCDWGIGFYAHHHYLKRQQFTRSEGKKLNWREHRWIGLDQSDRFVQGFREAGIKIDRYDFDIRCDNHLVNWQMLQAGLGIGVAPHWLARQNEGLVAIDVGQKIPDLPVWLTSHRELKSNLRIRTVFDFLADEILAFAASHSLD